A genome region from Paradevosia shaoguanensis includes the following:
- a CDS encoding c-type cytochrome, protein MPLLTTRFLTGAVAAAILAIGLAVPAALAVPANTPKPASAAQGAADAAKTAELGGDPVRGKRVYTDVGRCTQCHGWGGNGVGSDPRSPGKAADLRATTLDTETLRNVVRCGLPGTDMPYHGSDAYKKPEACFGQVLADFKEGEAPHKGRTFREVDINNVVAFIEDHFKGKGPVTLAECEEFFKPGAKNCVGLK, encoded by the coding sequence ATGCCACTTCTGACAACCCGATTTCTGACCGGTGCCGTGGCAGCAGCCATCCTGGCCATCGGCCTGGCGGTTCCGGCCGCGCTTGCCGTTCCTGCCAATACGCCCAAGCCCGCCAGTGCTGCCCAGGGGGCAGCCGATGCCGCCAAGACGGCCGAACTCGGCGGCGATCCGGTGCGCGGCAAGCGCGTCTATACCGATGTCGGCCGTTGCACGCAGTGCCATGGCTGGGGCGGCAATGGCGTGGGCAGCGATCCGCGCTCGCCGGGCAAGGCGGCGGACCTGCGCGCCACCACGCTCGATACCGAAACCCTGCGCAATGTCGTGCGCTGCGGCCTGCCGGGCACCGACATGCCCTACCACGGCTCTGACGCCTACAAGAAGCCGGAAGCCTGCTTCGGCCAGGTGCTGGCGGATTTCAAGGAAGGCGAGGCGCCGCATAAGGGCCGCACTTTCCGCGAGGTCGACATCAACAATGTCGTGGCCTTCATCGAAGATCACTTCAAGGGCAAGGGGCCGGTGACGCTGGCGGAGTGCGAGGAATTCTTCAAGCCTGGCGCCAAGAACTGCGTGGGCCTCAAATAG
- a CDS encoding pentapeptide repeat-containing protein, with the protein MRLAWTVVLLALLPVSAFAGPVEDLISGVRKECRGCDLTGARFKKTDLTGVDFTGATLTDAVFHRAVLKGAVFAGVTAEAANFNLADLSGADMSNARLAGSLFYGANLSAANLAGADLTGAKLQRARLTGAKLTDAVLDMAVAREARLNNADVSGASMLATNLNGASLGRTVFDGATLDNAGLVKADAPRTSFKGAKIRLTDFMNADMRGAVFADAVIEDSRFTSAKVDSGAFAGATMARNFMQDGGFRQ; encoded by the coding sequence ATGCGTTTGGCCTGGACTGTCGTGTTGCTGGCACTGCTTCCGGTTTCCGCGTTTGCCGGGCCGGTGGAGGACCTCATCTCGGGCGTGCGCAAGGAATGCCGCGGCTGCGACCTGACGGGGGCGCGGTTCAAGAAGACCGATCTCACGGGCGTCGATTTCACCGGCGCCACGCTCACCGACGCCGTGTTCCATCGAGCCGTCCTCAAGGGCGCGGTCTTCGCGGGGGTGACGGCGGAGGCGGCCAATTTCAACCTCGCCGATCTTTCGGGCGCCGACATGAGCAATGCCAGGCTCGCCGGCTCGCTCTTCTACGGGGCCAACCTGTCGGCGGCCAACCTCGCCGGGGCCGACCTGACGGGCGCCAAGTTGCAGCGGGCCCGGCTGACCGGGGCCAAGCTCACCGATGCCGTGCTCGACATGGCGGTGGCGCGTGAGGCACGGCTCAACAATGCCGATGTGAGCGGAGCCTCGATGCTCGCCACCAACCTCAACGGCGCTAGTCTCGGCCGTACCGTCTTCGATGGCGCCACGCTCGACAATGCCGGACTCGTCAAGGCCGACGCACCGCGGACCTCGTTCAAGGGCGCCAAGATCCGGCTGACCGATTTCATGAATGCCGACATGCGCGGCGCCGTCTTCGCCGACGCCGTGATCGAGGACAGCCGCTTTACCAGCGCCAAGGTGGATTCAGGCGCCTTCGCCGGAGCCACCATGGCCCGCAATTTCATGCAGGATGGCGGCTTCCGGCAGTAG
- a CDS encoding ABC transporter ATP-binding protein has product MSTPVLVFDKVRKSYGSTEALKGISFDIAPSEVVGLLGPNGAGKSTLFQIAAGLFAPDDGTVDVFGLDYKQHASEILARLGVVFQSRSLDLDMTVNANLKFHGQLFGLSGKLLETRISEVTELLEVADLRKRPVRTLSGGNQRRVEIARALLNKPDLLLMDEPSVGLDATTRRKLVDHMQVVREQQGTSILWATHLVEEVDRADRIVFIAQGEVTHMGSPAQIIETSGAATLTDAYVALTGGADAHVEPAA; this is encoded by the coding sequence GTGAGCACGCCGGTTCTGGTTTTCGACAAGGTGCGCAAATCCTATGGCAGCACCGAAGCGCTCAAGGGCATCAGCTTCGATATCGCGCCTTCCGAGGTCGTGGGCCTGCTCGGGCCCAACGGCGCCGGCAAATCCACCCTTTTCCAGATCGCCGCCGGCCTCTTCGCGCCCGATGACGGCACGGTGGATGTCTTCGGGCTCGACTACAAGCAGCACGCCTCCGAGATCCTGGCGCGGCTCGGCGTCGTGTTCCAGTCGCGCTCGCTCGACCTCGACATGACGGTCAACGCCAACCTCAAGTTCCACGGCCAGCTCTTCGGCCTCTCCGGCAAGCTGCTCGAAACCCGCATTTCGGAAGTGACCGAACTGCTCGAAGTGGCAGACCTGCGCAAGCGCCCGGTCCGCACGCTCTCGGGCGGCAACCAGCGCCGCGTCGAAATCGCCCGCGCGCTGCTCAACAAACCCGACCTGCTGCTGATGGACGAACCCTCCGTCGGCCTCGACGCCACGACCCGCCGCAAGCTCGTCGACCACATGCAGGTGGTCCGCGAACAACAGGGTACGTCGATCCTCTGGGCCACGCACCTGGTGGAAGAAGTCGACCGCGCCGACAGGATCGTGTTCATCGCCCAGGGCGAGGTAACGCATATGGGCAGCCCCGCCCAGATCATCGAAACCAGCGGCGCGGCGACCTTGACGGACGCGTATGTGGCGCTGACCGGTGGCGCTGACGCACACGTGGAGCCGGCAGCGTAG
- a CDS encoding ABC transporter ATP-binding protein, with amino-acid sequence MADGPELKIDIAEKRFPVLPAPLYVDLDIDVPGGQVLALVGPSGIGKSSLLRLVAGIDTDYVGTITIGGVSAEAAPPPGFVFQDSRLLPWLTAIDNITAVNPAITRPQGEAMLERVGLQGFADAYPHQLSGGMQRRVALARAFSVNSRLLLLDEPFVSLDRHLVAGLQKVLLGLMASERPTAILVTHLPEDAALLADRAIVLDGRPARVVADIAFESRRGERDPQELLRLTQLLSTYSEEKAL; translated from the coding sequence GTGGCGGATGGACCGGAACTGAAGATCGACATTGCCGAAAAGCGTTTCCCGGTGCTGCCGGCGCCGCTCTATGTCGATCTCGATATCGACGTACCGGGCGGCCAGGTGCTGGCGCTTGTCGGCCCCTCGGGCATCGGCAAATCCAGCCTGCTGCGGCTCGTCGCCGGCATCGATACTGACTATGTCGGCACCATCACCATCGGCGGTGTATCGGCCGAGGCCGCCCCGCCGCCCGGCTTCGTCTTCCAGGATTCCCGCCTCCTGCCCTGGCTCACGGCCATCGACAACATCACCGCCGTCAACCCCGCGATCACCCGCCCTCAAGGCGAGGCTATGCTAGAGCGCGTCGGGTTGCAGGGCTTTGCCGACGCCTACCCGCACCAGCTCTCGGGCGGCATGCAGCGGCGCGTGGCGCTGGCACGCGCCTTTTCGGTCAATTCGCGCCTGCTGCTGCTGGATGAACCTTTCGTTTCGCTCGATCGCCACCTGGTGGCAGGCCTGCAGAAGGTGCTGCTCGGGCTGATGGCAAGCGAGCGCCCCACCGCCATCCTCGTCACCCACCTGCCCGAGGACGCGGCGCTCCTCGCCGATCGCGCCATCGTGCTCGACGGGCGACCTGCGCGCGTGGTAGCCGATATCGCGTTCGAAAGCCGCCGCGGCGAGCGCGACCCGCAGGAATTGCTGCGCCTGACGCAGCTGCTTTCGACCTATTCGGAGGAAAAGGCACTGTGA
- a CDS encoding ABC transporter permease → MSLPLLLVIWQVLSMVFPNRLFPSPIDVAGHLWVLATTGKLLPDLGKTLTRAAIAFFIAMAAGIAIGIAFGRVRWLDRLFSTWVVVGLNLPAIVVAIVLYIWLGLTEVALILAVIINKTPLVITTIREGVNSFSRDYDELASAFRMPFWRRLRLIFIPQLMPFVLAAARTGLSLVWKIVLVFEVLGSDGGVGYRVSVFFQFFDITGILAYTVAFILVVLALEYGVMRPLERSVLKWRMDRN, encoded by the coding sequence TTGTCGCTGCCCCTGCTGCTGGTGATCTGGCAGGTGCTTTCGATGGTGTTTCCGAACCGCCTGTTCCCGTCGCCCATCGATGTGGCCGGGCACCTCTGGGTGCTGGCCACCACCGGCAAGCTCCTGCCCGACCTCGGCAAGACGCTGACCCGGGCGGCTATTGCCTTCTTCATCGCCATGGCCGCGGGCATTGCCATCGGCATCGCCTTCGGCCGCGTGCGCTGGCTCGACCGGCTGTTCTCCACCTGGGTGGTGGTCGGGCTGAACCTGCCGGCCATCGTGGTCGCCATCGTGCTCTATATCTGGCTCGGCCTCACCGAGGTGGCGCTGATCCTGGCGGTCATCATCAACAAGACCCCGCTGGTCATCACCACGATCCGCGAAGGCGTGAACAGCTTCTCGCGCGACTATGACGAGCTGGCGAGCGCCTTCCGCATGCCCTTCTGGCGGCGGCTGCGGCTGATCTTCATCCCGCAATTGATGCCCTTCGTGCTGGCCGCCGCCCGCACCGGCCTCAGCCTCGTCTGGAAGATCGTGCTGGTCTTCGAGGTGCTGGGCAGCGATGGCGGGGTAGGCTACCGCGTCTCGGTGTTCTTCCAGTTCTTCGACATCACGGGCATCCTTGCCTATACCGTTGCGTTCATCCTCGTGGTGCTCGCCCTCGAATACGGCGTCATGCGCCCCCTCGAAAGAAGCGTGCTGAAGTGGCGGATGGACCGGAACTGA